ACCCGGTACGTGCTCTGCGACCCGGCAATCATTTTTTCCGCCCCATTCCCATCGCCCCAAAGCAACCGCTGCATCTCTGTCTCTGTCGAACCAGGAGAAACCAAATTGCAACGAATGCCGTACTCGGCTAATTCCAGACCGAGACACTTCGTAAACATGGTGGCAGCTGCTTTGGAGGATGCATAGGCGGCCATATGCATTCTTGGCACAGATGCAGCATTCGAGCCTACGGTTATGATTGAACCCGTCCGGCGGGACATCATGCGCCGGCTTACAGAACGGGATACGTAAAAAACACCATTGGAATTAACTGAAAAAACTTCGTCCCAATCTGCGTCGCTTAAAGAATCAATCGGGCCTACATGAAGAACTCCGGCAATATTAACCAGAATTTCAATGGGACCCATTTCATTTTCAATCTGATTTACAGTTGAATCCACAGCTCTACTATCACTTACATCTATTGGAAATGCTTTTACACGTCCCCCTTGGGTTGTTAAATCGTTCACAAGTTCATTAAGCAAACCAACCTTCTTATCTACAGCTGCAACTTGTACACCTGACTCAACCAGTTCACGCGCCACTGTTTCTCCGATACCTTGGGCAGCTCCAGTTACCAGAGCTATCTTACCTTGAAACCCTTTAAGGCCCATTTCATCAGTCCTTTCCCCTTGACTAAAATACTAACAATTATTGTATTAAGAGTGATTATCTCTCTCGCCATATTGATAATGATAATCATTATCAATATGGCTGTCAATGTTTTTTCTTTTACCGGAATAACTAGGATTACGTACGGGTACTAAAGATACATCCAAATCGTAAATAAAAGACAGCTTTCCTTACCATCAAGGAAAGTTGTCTTTTAACTACAGGATTGTTATAAGGTATGGACCAAGGAATATCATGTAGATGTTTTGGATCTACTGCAATGTTTGTTTCATTTGCTCAAAGGCAAGACTGGACTGATCAGTAATGATACGATCCAGTTTGTCCTTTTTGAAGACCGGATGAAACGTTGCCCCTTAGCCCTTCATCTTATTTCGCTACATTTCCGGCTGTATTGAGCACATCCCATGTTCTTGCAAAAGGCGGCGCATAACACAGATCAAGCATACCCAGCTCTTCCGTCGTCATCTTAGAGTAGATCGCTGAAGCGAGTACATCTACCCGCAGTACAGCGCCATTCTTCCCAATAATCTGACCCCCGAGAATGACTTTCGTCTCCGCATGGTAGATCAATTTCACATGAATATCTGATTGGCCCGGATAATAATTCGTCTGGTTCTTATCTAGAATCGTGACCGTCTTGTATGGAATACCCATTTGCTTAGCTTCCCGCTCTGAAATTCCAGTTCGACCTGCTTCCAGATCCATCACTTTCACACAGGCAGAACCAAGCGTTCCCCTGAACTCACTTTTCTGTCCTGCTAAGTTTTCACCGACAATCCGGCCAATCTTATTCGCCGTCGTCGCGAGCGGAATGTATACCGGTCGCCCCTTAATCAGATGATGTACCGAGGCACAATCACCTGCCGCATAAATATCTGGTAAAGAAGTTTCACCATGAGCATTAATGATCAACGCGCCATTGTCTAACATTTCAACGCCCGTCTCCTTCAAGAACTCCGTGTTCGGACGCACACCTGTCGCCACTACCACGAGATCCGCTTGATAACTGCCGTAATCTGTCTCGACTCCTTCCACCATATGCTCACCCACGAACCCTTTGACGCTCTCATTCAAGTGCAGTTGTACCCCATGAGCCACAAGCTCAGCTTCCATTCTTTTCGTAATTTCTTCATCGAAGGAATCCGGAAGTACTCTAGCATCGAGTTGAATCAGCCGAACATTCTTACCCAATGCCTTCATCGCCTCGACAACTTCAACACCAATATACCCTGCACCGATGACTACAATCTGTTTATGCTCTTCCTTGAGGGCGGCAGCTTTCAACGCACGCCCGTCTGCCATACTTTTCAAGGTGAAAATATTGTTAAGCTCACGGTTGCAGAAAGGCGGAATGACTGCCCGAGCGCCTGTCGC
This Paenibacillus larvae subsp. larvae DNA region includes the following protein-coding sequences:
- a CDS encoding 2,3-dihydro-2,3-dihydroxybenzoate dehydrogenase codes for the protein MGLKGFQGKIALVTGAAQGIGETVARELVESGVQVAAVDKKVGLLNELVNDLTTQGGRVKAFPIDVSDSRAVDSTVNQIENEMGPIEILVNIAGVLHVGPIDSLSDADWDEVFSVNSNGVFYVSRSVSRRMMSRRTGSIITVGSNAASVPRMHMAAYASSKAAATMFTKCLGLELAEYGIRCNLVSPGSTETEMQRLLWGDGNGAEKMIAGSQSTYRVGIPLKKLALPSDIAAAVLFLASDQARHITMHNLCVDGGATLGV
- a CDS encoding CoA-disulfide reductase; this encodes MRIIIIGGVAAGMSAAAKARRMDREADIVVYEMTEEVSFGACGLPYFVGDFFEDPNRMIARTKEQFEQTGIPVFTKHQVVAVDPDQKTLQVRNMATGEEFGDYYDKMMIATGARAVIPPFCNRELNNIFTLKSMADGRALKAAALKEEHKQIVVIGAGYIGVEVVEAMKALGKNVRLIQLDARVLPDSFDEEITKRMEAELVAHGVQLHLNESVKGFVGEHMVEGVETDYGSYQADLVVVATGVRPNTEFLKETGVEMLDNGALIINAHGETSLPDIYAAGDCASVHHLIKGRPVYIPLATTANKIGRIVGENLAGQKSEFRGTLGSACVKVMDLEAGRTGISEREAKQMGIPYKTVTILDKNQTNYYPGQSDIHVKLIYHAETKVILGGQIIGKNGAVLRVDVLASAIYSKMTTEELGMLDLCYAPPFARTWDVLNTAGNVAK